The Vitis riparia cultivar Riparia Gloire de Montpellier isolate 1030 chromosome 3, EGFV_Vit.rip_1.0, whole genome shotgun sequence genome segment aaattataaataatgaattccaaatttgcTACGTCATGTCAttcttttaagggttctatcctaacattGATTaaataataggaggatttgtaactcaatgatTGGAGAGTTAATCTTAAGAGGTTGATAGCATTACATCATTATATTATAGACACTAGCTCATGAGGGGTCAACATGCAATGGATGGTAGCTTATGGAACCAAGCTTTGTTCATTGTAATATCATAAaatactagagtgtagttgactctctttAATGAAGAgttaagtcaacttcaaaattagactTTGAATGGGCCGATATTTTCATATAGATCCTAGTGGCCCCTACTCAAGCTCATGATGGCATATTTATTTAAGGGATTTTAGGTTTGTAGTTCATAAGTgtgtataagggtgttttggtaaaaatacAAGGTTGCACTAGAACTTGTGAATGGACTTTCTAGATTaggttgattaattaattggagctcagtatgactaattaattaattaagacctaAGCAGGTTAGATTAGGTGACCTAAGGCCAagttgggctcaagtcacttaaacccataGGGAAACCTATAAACACCCCCTTGGGATTAGAGCTTCAAATTTTTGCTATCGTCTTCTAGAGAGAAATAGAAATCCTAGCCACTTtcacaagagagagagaagccCACCCTTCTCTTGTGCCAAATTTCGTGAAGTAAGAGATCAGGTGGAAGATTGTTGGGTAAATGAGATCTACGACAACTACTGCATATTCAACATCTTCTTTAGATTGGATTTTGATCTAAGAACGTCCAAATCGGaagtattattttattgttctctagatatatattctaaaatggttttaaatGTCATGTTTTCATTGTGCTTAAATCTATATAGCTTAGAAATAGTATGCATGTACCCTACATGATCCAAGGCCAAGGAATGGAGTAATCTTGGATTCCCAGCAAAGTTAGcctttttactttaattttaaatgttagtGTGTTTCATATGATAAACCTTATAGAAGAGTGAAACAACATGCTAATAACCTAGGAGTGTATTAACACAAAATAAATCCTCATACTCTCTATAacattagttaaaaaatttaagctcAAATTccctaaaatttatcaattgatctataacaaaaaatttccaatGTTAACAAAAGTAACCTAGGAAGTggtcaaaattcattttagctAAAGAAAGTCAAACATCCAACTTTCCAAATAAAAGGCAtgttgggaaccttggattaATCCATTCCCATGTCTTGGATCTCGTAGGATGCATGCATCCATCCCTAGACATCTCTAAATCTATCCCAATGGAATAAAATGACTGCAATCTAGTACCCTATgtactaaagagaatcaattgtaGTCTAGTACCCTacgtaaataacaacgagatgaAGCTCGGTTATGAcatactatccattgcatgcagactccttatgaattggtgtctataatttaataaggtagtgttatcacttatcaagataACTtatcaaatccttgagttacagatcctacttattatgtgatcaactaacatactttagttccaaggagcatatgtcaaattccactaaaggaattgttgtggccacaaatttcatgatcacatattctttggatcacccaatgggacacactgtctcaatcccatgagatatcatagtgcctcgattgagaatacatgttgccattgacttccatcaatagtgatctAATCCATAGGGTATATGGCCATTTTAAggtctcacctataggtcaaagtctcctattgtttttggcatagactcaatattctcgcaaggttgagagtccatatagtatagtagcttggtgaatcataacaATTGATAGTTTTACGTTATGATTCACTGTAAGTTCTGTCCAATGTGTCTCACATtttactagtgcactcaccatgagaaactcatccTAATGACTAAGACAATATATCCCTCCGATTAataggtagtgcactacaatctctactaaATTTCACAAATTCATGAATCGATTGTGGATAACATATCTACTAACAAAGTGTTGGCATATCGGAGGGTCAGTCGTGTCCATCAACTTCTCTTGTGTTCACAgtgggcgcttgggtgaatgcactataaggctagGGTATGTGTCTTTCCTAATAGCAATCACTTTTAGGAGAGTTAGTAGTGTCTAAGGTcttacaagtggtatcagagccaaggtcATAGGTTCGAACCCCAAGGGTGTCGCTaggggggagattgttagcagATCGAAGGGTTGGtcgcgtccatcaactccccttatGTTCTTCATGGGTgtttgggtgaatgcactataaggctcGGGTATGCACATTTCCTAATATCAATTGCTTTTAAgagagttggtagcgcctgaggtcctacacaaagaacctatgacttgtattttttgtgcaactcctaatgcactcaagtcatgtacaatgtaagaggcATGGGTTGAATGtccaaatcaatgtcaatacaccaaaaggatagcaaatggatagttaagtctaactttgttgcaccatgtcttacttttaggggctcaatcccaacaaggTATTGTAAAACTTTGATTTTGACCTAAGCTTCAAAGGATTTTGCCCAGAGTTCTTTTAGACACACTTGTGTTGTAGGGTTTTGTAGCAAAACATAGAGTAGAAGTACTCAAGCTACAACAATTTCCTCAATGAAGACACCAAAAATGTTTGTAACTTGGTGTTATATTAGTGTTATTGTTAAGTTCCAAGTGCAAAGACTTTCAAATTGTAGTACCCAATAAGTATTTTAGTGTTGATTCCAAGGAAGTGACTGAAAATGAGTTCAAGAAAGAGATAGAAACGattctttttgtgtattttcaATGTTAATTTCAAGGGGATAAagctaaaaaattgataatttagaaaataacaaAAGCTTTGGATTAGCTCAAGTTGTCTTCCACTCAAGCTATCCTTGGAATATCATTGTAATCATggattgaaatttcaatttttattagcGATATTTCGTCGATATATTGGATATCGGATGGCCTCGAAACGATTTTGAGCACCGATTATTGAATGGGAGGAATATCGAAAAAAATACCAGGAAAATCACTGAAATATTGATGATATATCGATCTGGAATCGATAAATCGGTGATAAAATCGTGAATGGAGCAACGCGTAGAGCAGCTGAGGAGAAccgaaaaaaaaagtcaaaaaatcagcaattttttaggtttttttttaatttttaaaatttccaactTTGAATTTTTGACGATCCGATGGCCCAAATTTCACCCGTGTTTttatattgtcattttatttaatattatccttttatttttaacacttttcatatttatctcattaattctatttttaaaaattattatcatttcactcttaattttttttatatttatcctctcaattttatttaaattttaaatgtttttattttaaaatattaaaaatataattttacccaaaaaatttgctataatataaaaaattaagaaagttctaatattttataaattaaaattaatttgataagataaattattataattttaattatttaaataaattaatgttaatagaaaaagttgttacatttttaataaaattttagaaattaaatctcaaataaaatattttatataaattaatttaatttttcatttaaaatgtaataaaacatgttttaataaaaatattttaaaaaatttaaaataaatattgtcttcaacaacaTGAgctcccttcatctaacaataagatggaaccacatcgatcttcattttaatattaaagactattgcaatgtcatatgtattatatttatgtatagattgtttttatttaataaaatcaaatatttcttaactcaattctaactttatacacttccaaaattcatatttattattcttaaaatctaAGTATCGAATCTACCAATATATCTTTGCCTACCGATGTCTTTCTTCTTGATCATATCTACGTCAATTACAcctataaaataactttaaaatgtgtattcttgcttattttactattttttggagtttttccaagcattcttatgaattttgaataattttcgctCCATCGATATTTctgatatatctataaaattaaaatactaatatatccgtaattaccgatatttttatcattgattGTAATACATAGTCAATTtacgatattttcatcattgattgTAATACATAGTCAATCATCTCGGCAATGTAGCATCATCTAATgcattcttttataaaataaaaaataaaaaataaaaaacaaaaagaaagaaaaataagaatccaaaaataaaaattactttaataaatCACAAAATAAGAGACTTGTTGTggatttttattaattggattGGATGTGTCAATCTTTATTTAAGGATTTGGTAacattgaagtttttttttaccaaattaaaaacttttaaaagtatttgaGGAAAGATAATAAGGGAGCTCTTccaataaaatccttttatgtGGTCTGTTTTTATTGAAATGCTCTATATTAGATAGAGTTATAGGATTCATTTAATTAtgcatcaaggaaaaaaaatcaaataagatttCTTgtgatttaataaaatttttatttgaaaaaaaaatgaaaaagttagCAAATTTAGGAAGATTTCaagtgatttaattttttttttctaggtaaacattaaaaaagaaaaaaatcacctcccttcccaaaatttttactcatttaatattatttaaaataataaaacttacAGTAAAAAAGGCAAATTATAAAACCTGTGTAAAAATATTGCTCAAAATgctataaaaaatttatcactCTGTTACAAAATATATGTACTTATTAAAAAGAAACTTATTTTACAAGAacataattttagaattattttatattttttcattaaaaaattaaaagtttcaaaatatttaaaaatatcataataaaaaaaagaataaataaaataaaattaatatataatttaaattttatataaatttacaatCAAAATTGGGTTAAGCTCAAGTTGCCTCAACCCCAAACCCAAATgcaatgaaaatttaattcaaattggcattaatttaatttaacatgGGATTATATTCTAATTGGGTTGATTCAAGGTAGAAATTACAACCTTACAAAAATTGTGACTTTATCATACAATTATAActtataagaatttaaaattataacttttttgttgttgttaaaacattttatttttgtacgattacataaattttgaaattaatttacattttatcattaaaaatataaaagttaaattctgaaattaaacaaatttaaaaaaaaaaaaaaaaaaaacagaacagATAGTTTTTTAGGAAAAAGCCTGACCTTTCCCTCTCAATACAAAAGCTCCCAGAAGACTTGGACTTGGTCCATCTCTCTCCCATTGGTTGTTTATCTCAGATGTTTCTGCCTTGTAAATGCCTCATATTcaattcttatatttaaaaCTTTCTGTCTTCTCAGTCTTTTAACATTCAAGTTTCTTCTGTGGACTTTTCTTCGTTCGTTTACTCATTCaattatctctctctctccacctCTCTCTGTCATGGTTCGTTTCTCTCTTCCCTTAATTCCTATATTTCTCTTCACTTTTGATCATATCCTTTCTGGGTTTTGCTTTTGCATGTGAGTCTCTCCGGAAAATTTCATGAAGGTTTCTTTTTGTATCTGTTGATATGAGACTTGGCCTCTTTTTGTTATCGAGGTGTTTCTTAGTTTGTGGCAATATGAACTTGGGGACTTTGGATTATTGGGTTTTTTTTGTATGTTGattgttaattttatatttgttgtGAGAATTATGATTTGTTCTCTCTTAATTTGTggatttcatcattgttttcatacTCATGTGGGCCAATATTCTCTGATTGCAATGCAGAAAACTTTAAATTTTAGCAttcatttcttctttaaatTGGGTTATAAATTGGGTTCTCTTTGTTTCTCTGTTCCTTCTATTAATGGTGCCTTAGAACTTTGAACGCTGATGTTGCTTCAGGTCCCCTCCATCAATTCAAGCCTGCAAATTTAATTCTCTGTTTCGGGTTCTTTAAATCCCGAAAAAAGTCTGTTTTCTTCCCTGTTCATAACCCTTTCTAACTCTTGTGAAGTTTCAAGTTTGTGATTTTTGTTGGTGGTTCCTCTATTTCTCGTTAGGtacttaaaatttgttttttttatctgaTCAAGGTTCTGCTCCTGTTTACCAATTCAAGCCAGCAAAATTAAGCCTGCTTGGGTTCTTTAAATATTGAAAAGCCTGTTGACTTTTTGGTTTCTAACTCTCTCCAACTCTTATGAAGTGTTAAGGTTGAAATTTTTGTTGGTTGTTCctctaaatttctaattaagTATATTTATCATCGGGCACAatcttataataaaatttgtgattttgTAGAATGAGGCTTTTCTCCAatgttgaaatttgaattttcttaaGCTGTCATCTGGATTctgaaaaacttgaaaatttccGGATTATTGTTGCCTTTCTTGTTTAATATCAGTCTTGTATAATGGGTCTCTTCCTCTAatggaaattgaaatttctgGCCTGTGAGCTGTGTAATGCCAAAAATTCTATATTCCATAGAGACCAATtatgaactttttttattaCGTTCATCTTTTTCACCCATTTTGATCTTCTCCTTGATATGTGTTTGAATTGAGAGAAATGGGAAACATGTGAGGAGGGAAACTTTTgagttgaaaaaggaaaattgtctAAATATTTCTGTACCAATCACTTCTTTACTTCCTCTCTGGACTAAAGAATAGAACAGGGGGATTCGACTTTAATGGCTTTTAGATATTTATCTGCAGCTGATCTTTGGTTTGTTTTGTCAATGCAGGTTTTACCTATTGCACAAAGGATAGgggggttttatttattttatggtgTAGGAGACATTTCACATGCTAAATTACAGTAGGAACCGAGCTCATTCAAAACCAAACCGATCTTTCTCACTTGAAGGTGGGCCTTCTTTTCATGGAGCTTATGATTTAACACAGAAATTTTGTAGTTTCAAGGTGGATTCATAGGAAGAAACACATTCACTTTGATGTAGGAAGAATGGAactcttctctcttttcttaTGCTTTCCTTTGAACCAAAACAAGTATGGTTTAATTACCATTAATTAATAGATTATATATTGTCTTGTACACAAAAAACTTAGATTTTTTAACATCTCTTTATGAAGTTTGTTATGGTATTTGTCTCTAAACTCGCAGCCATGGATCTTGCTGACTCAAGACGTAAGAGCAATGTTACGGGAAAAGTTCTTATGGCTATTTCCCTCATTACTCTCTGTATTATCATTCTCAAGCGGTCACCAAACTTTAGCAGCCCCAGCCCGGTATTTTTCTGATTCATTATGTAAACTAGTTTGACATCATCAATGCCTAGTTATTCAGCATGATCTGTACTAATTAAACATGTCATGTGTTACTATAGTGCTATATTCGGTTATAAATTCATCTACTAgcatatattcttttttataattcaagaaGAGgttcataaaaatgttttaagctCTTGAATTCTTGAGGATCCTGCACTCTTAAGCCAAAAGAATAATCTAgatctttatctttttcttccaatcaGGTTACAACTTtgttaaattttcttaattttggaaAACCATGTATAACATATTgcaaagaaaaattacattctttttggtgaaacatTTCGGGAAGGACTAGATTTCAACACATAACTTGATAGCATATATGTTCTCTCAGCTTTCCATTATTTCTTATTCAAGTTTTCTGTTCCCCTTGCAGCATAATTAGGACTTTGCattaaaaatggaataattccattttcttttccaataaattttcaatgatCCCGAATCTTTTCGTAGAATTTGAAATGAGTCTGTTCACCATGCTGAAAtagtttctttcaaatttttataatgttttctgCCAATACAGCCTCCTTTACTCTGCAacaattattttcattctttttcatcAATCAATTCTAAATGCCCTGTTTCTGCATTCTACATTCATTTTTATCGGTTGTCAACAATCAAAATTCCATCTAAATTAATCAGGAAACTACAACATATTCTTGTTTCGGCCAGATCCGTCTCATTCTAGTGCTGCCTGCAAATCACAACATTGATATTTTTGCAGTATAGGTTTAATGGCATCATTTTTAAGCTAATATTTCACTTTCTTTTATTCCCAGTTCTCCCACCGTCAGCCCGGCGTAACACACGTCTTAGTAACTGGAGGTGCTGGCTACATAGGTTCTCATGCTGCCCTTCGGCTTTTGAAGGATTCACACCGTGTAACTATAGTGGTATATATCTcccattttagaaaattttggaagttTTTCTTCTGTTCTTTAGTCCAATCTCAAAATTGATCATTagtctcaaataattttctcaacATTCGTGGCAGGACAATCTTTCTCGAGGAAACCTAGGTGCTGTAAAGGTTCTCCAACAGCTATTTCCGGACCCTGCACAACTACAGTTCATTTATGCTGACCTTGGGGATGCAAAAGCTGTATCCTAATCACATCAACCATAACATACACACATACACATACACATACACATATAATAAGACTCGtacatgttaaaattatttccttaattTGTACTTCAGgttaacaaaatattttctgaaaacgAGTTTGATGCTGTGATGCATTTTGCAGCTGTTGCTTATGTTGGTGAGAGTACAATGGATCCTCTTAGGTATTCTTTCTTCATAAACTAGCTTCAAGTTGTTAATTTATAGCCATATGGAAATGGGAAGgtcttgttttctttgtttatcaAACTCGATGTCATAACcttaaaagggaaaattattaaggaaagcAAAACAAAATCACATAATTTTGGAAGATTGGTAGCtagatttgaaaacaatttgtgTTTTCCATCCGAGCTGCATCTTCCAactgaaatttatattttcatgaaCTTATTGTTGTAATGCTTAGTATATTATTTTGTGGTACCACCTaagaaaatgtaattttaaCATATGTTTCATTAGTTTAATGTCAGTCTTAAACTCTGTTTGGAGAGGGACTCGTCTAAGCCATGCTGTATTAATAAATTCCTGGCATCCACTGCACTATGTATGCAGTTATAGCATAGGTTTAAAGGCACAAGGCACATGCTTCAATGAAATGAAAGTCAACTCAGGGTGCATATCACTTTATAATATACGATCTAAAatttaatcaagaaaaaaaaaattcaatattgcAAGCATTTAAAAGAATCATCTGACAAAAATATCAAGaatagaagttttaaagaagaaaaagagaaaagaagaggcATGCCTCCTGAACAAGGCATGGGCATTAGCAACTGAGGTGCTATAGTTAAGGAGTAGTTGCACCTTGGGCTTTGGTGCACCATAAGCATGCCTTTAATAACTATGGGTTACAGGCTATGGATTCAACATTATCTGCGCATATCAAATCATGTAAATTTTTCCCaaagttttctttttagatttatgAATTTTAGAGTATATCCTCAATTATATCTTTTGTAGTGTTGTGGTTTTgcattaatattaaatatttttcatgttgaaGGTACTATCATAACATTACTTCCAATACATTGATGGTATTAAAGGCAATGGCAGAACATGGTGTAAAGACATTGATCTATTCCAGTACTTGTGCAACATACGGTGAGCCCAAAAGGATGCCGATTACTGAAGCAACCCCTCAAGTGAGAGttgaaaatactatattttgttgtttattCACAAATAGATAACTGAAGGAAAATCAAGGAATTCTCGTACCATTGGTTTGAACTTAACATCTTTGATACATGTTGATATTACATAAACATGAGTTCCATAATGTGCAAAATAATGTTTTaggaatgattttt includes the following:
- the LOC117909056 gene encoding probable UDP-arabinose 4-epimerase 2, giving the protein MLNYSRNRAHSKPNRSFSLEAMDLADSRRKSNVTGKVLMAISLITLCIIILKRSPNFSSPSPFSHRQPGVTHVLVTGGAGYIGSHAALRLLKDSHRVTIVDNLSRGNLGAVKVLQQLFPDPAQLQFIYADLGDAKAVNKIFSENEFDAVMHFAAVAYVGESTMDPLRYYHNITSNTLMVLKAMAEHGVKTLIYSSTCATYGEPKRMPITEATPQVPINPYGKAKKMAEDMIIDFSKNSDMAVMVLRYFNVIGSDPEGRLGEAPRPELREHGRISGACFDAALGIIPGLKVKGTDYKTADGTCVRDYIDVTDLVDAHVKALAHAKPKKVGIYNVGTGKGRSVKEFVEACKKATGVDIKVEYLDRRPGDYAEVYSDPSKILRELNWTAQYTDLQRSLQTAWRWQKSHRNGYGTRMSLHS